GCAGCAATATATGGAAATTAAACAAAATCATCAGGACTGTATTTTGTTCTTTAGGCTCGGCGATTTTTATGAAATGTTTTTTGAGGATGCCATTACGGCTTCCCGAGAAATGGAAATAACCTTGACGGGCAAAAACTGCGGTCAAGAGGAAAGGGCTCCCATGTGCGGAGTCCCTTTTCATTCCGTAGACACGTATATCGCTAAGCTGGTGGATAAGGGGTATAAGGTTGCCATCTGTGAGCAAGTAGAGGATCCTGCCACGGCAAAAGGTATCGTCAAGCGTGAAGTCGTACAGATTGTTACGCCGGGGACCATCATCAGCCAAACCATGCTTAATGAGAAGGAAAATAATTACCTGGCCTCTATCTATTTGAGAGAGGAAGGGGCGGGCATTTCCTACTGTGATATTTCCACCGGAGAGCTGCATACTACCAGCATCGAAGGCAGCGATACCTTGGAGATTCTTTTAAATGAGCTGGTGAAAATAAAAGCCAAAGAAGTTATTATTAATCAATCGGCGGAAAACTTTGTTTCTCTTGAAGAGATGAAGAAGATAACGGATGCATATTTTAACCCACTTCCAGAAAGTTACCATAATATAATTACAGCAAATGATGCTATATTAAAACAATTTCAGACAAAATCCCTGACTGGACTTGGGCTGGATGGAGCTGAGACTGCCTGCTTATCCTTGGGGGCGCTTTTAAGCTACCTCTTTGAAACTAGAAAGCATAGCTTGAGCCACATCACCCAAGTGATGGTGTACGATATTGGTTCTCACATGTCTTTAGACAAGTCTACTATCCGCAATTTAGAGATTACGGAAACCCTCTACGAGAAACGGGTTCAAGGGTCGCTTTTGGGCATTTTAGACAAAACCCACACCGCCATGGGTTCCAGAAAGATGAAGCAGTGGCTCAGGGAACCGCTGAACAGCAGCGGGCCCATCAATCAGCGGCTTGATGCGGTGGAAGCCTTGGGAGATCAGATTATTCTACGCAATAACATTAAGGAGTGCTTGAAAAAGGTCTACGATTTGGAGCGGCTGGCCGGACGAATCGCCTGCGGCAACGCCAACGGAAAAGATTTAATTGCCTTAGGCAATTCCCTCTTTATTCTTCCGGAATTGAAAGCGGAATTAGCTTCGGTGGATAATCCCTTGCTGGCCAGTTTAAATCAGGAGATAAGCATCCAGCTGATGGAAGTCTATGAACTGATTGAACAAGCGGTGGTAGAAGAACCTCCTTTTACGATTAAAGAGGGCGGTATCATCAAAGCAGGATTTTCCAAAGAGTTAGATGACTTACGCTTTTCCATCAAGGATGGGCAAACTTGGATTGCAGAGCTGGAAGGAAAAGAGCGGGAACGGACCGGGATTAAGAATCTGAAAGTCCGCTTCAATAAGGTCTTTGGCTATTATATCGAGATAACCAAATCTAATTTAGATATGGCACCGGAGGACTATATTCGGAAGCAGACTCTGGTCAACTGTGAACGCTTTATTACCCCGGAGCTGAAAGAGATGGAAAGTTTGGTCCTTCATGCTGAATCTAAGATTAACCAGATGGAATATGAGATTTTCGCAGAGCTTCGAAGCAGTATTCAAGAATACATTGGCCTGATTCAGAAGGCTTCCGGTGCAATTTCTACTATTGATGTACTTACTTCATTTGCCCACGTGTCTGCCGCCTTAGGTTATGTAAAGCCGGAGGTTAACGACAGTGGCCTTTTGAATATTCGCAACGGTCGGCACCCGGTCATTGAAGAAATGATTCGTGATGGAATCTTTGTCTCTAACGATGTATATGTTAACGACAGCGATGCCAGTATGCTGCTGATTACCGGACCGAACATGGCCGGAAAATCGACTTACATGCGACAAACTGCCCTGATTGTTCTTATGGCTCAGGCTGGCTGTTTTGTCCCTTGTGAAAGTGCTGCCATCGGGGTAGTTGATCGAATTTATACCAGAATTGGTGCATCTGATAATCTGGCTCAGGGACAGAGTACCTTTTTCGTGGAGATGAGTGAGCTGGCTTATATTTTAAACACCGCAACGGATAAGAGTCTGATTATTCTGGACGAAATCGGCCGAGGTACCAGCACCTATGACGGTCTTTCTATCGCCTGGGCGGTAGTAGAATACCTGTGCAACGAAAAAAATAAGATTCGCACGCTATTTGCTACCCACTACCATGAATTGACAGCCCTGGAGGAATTGGTTCCCGGGGTGAAAAATCTCAATGTAGATGTAGCGGAAGAAAATGGAAACATCGTCTTTCTGCACAAAATTGTCTCTGGCAGCGCCAGCAAAAGCTATGGGATTCACGTGGCGAAGATTGCCGGGGTTCCGAAAATGGTTCTGGAAGCAGCAGAAAATAAGCTGACTGGACTAGAAGGAGGGCAAGACGGCAGTCCACATCTGCTGGATGCAGGCAAAGAGCGGAAAGAAAGCAGCAAGGCTTTAGAGGGTTCAGACAGGAATAAGGCATTAGGAGATGTGGAAGAAATAGCCGAATCTTTAGAGCAGCTATCTGAAAGTCATAAAAAACAGCCGATAAAAGAGGACAAGTCGCAAGGAGAGCAGCTGTCTCTGTTTAGTTTTGCACCAAACCCGGTGATTCAGCGGCTGAAGAGCATTGATTTGATGAAGCTGGCTCCTTGGGAAGCCTTAAAGATATTGGCAGAATTGCAGGAGGCTGCAAATGATTAGAATTCTTGATAAAAATGTAGCAGATAAGATTGCCGCAGGAGAAGTGGTGGATCGGCCTTTATCCATCGTCAAGGAATTGGTGGAAAACTCCATCGATGCGGGAGCCACCAATATTACGGTGGAAATGCGAAATGGAGGGAAGACGTACATTCGGGTAACGGACAATGGCAGCGGTATCCCAGAAGATCAGGCAGAGCTGGCATTTTTACGCCATGCCACCAGTAAAATTGTCACGGATGAGGATTTAAGCCACATTCTGACTCTGGGGTTTAGAGGAGAAGCCTTATCTAGTATTGCAGCGGTATCCCGAGTGGAATTGATTTCTAAAACGGCTGATTCTAAAACCGGTTTTTCTTTAAAGATTCACGGCGGGGAAGTCTTTGAGAAGGTTGCTACCGGCTGCCCAGAGGGAACCACAATCATTGTTTCTGATTTATTCTATAACACGCCTGCCAGATTAAAATTTATGAAGAGTGATTCTACGGAAAGTACGTTAATCATTGACTTTATTTCTCGAATTGCTTTGGCCTATGCCCATATTAAAATCCGCCTGATCAACAATGGTACCATCTTATTTTCCACCAACGGAAAAGGGGACAAGTACAATAACATCCTTACCGTGTACAGTAAAGCGGTAGGGGATGGCCTTCTGTACGTGTACAGTGAACGGGAGGATATGAGGCTGGAAGGGTATATTTCCAGGCCGGATGTGAGCAAAACCAACAAAAAGCAGCAGCTGTTCTACGTCAATGGGCGGGTCATCAACAACCGAATCATGGATTTAGCTGTGCAGGATGGTTATACTGAGCGGCTCTTTGAAGGACGCTATCCGGTGGCCTATTTGTTTTTTACCATCCAGCCGGAACTGGTAGATGTGAATATTCACCCAAACAAGAAAGAGGTTCGATTCCATCGAGATTTAGAGGTACGGAACTTTATCGCCCAGGCCATCAAGAGCGGTTTGCTGTCTCAGCAGGCTATTCCTCAGGTAAAAGGCGGTCAAGTGATGAAAGAAGGGGCAAGTGGGTTACTGAATCGCATTGCTGCGGCAGAGGCGAAAATACAGGGTGAGGTAAAATCTAGCCCTTCGTCTTCCCAGCTGATTTCGAGAGGAGAAAAGCCGCCCCTTCAAGGAAGTCTTGGGGCGGGAGGAAACGCCACGGGGGAAGAGAGCGCAACCCTTCAGCAAAAAATTCAGCAAGCGCAGGTAAATGACCAGGTAATCCAGGTTTTAAAAGAAAACAAACAGCAACTCCTGCAAAGTGAAAAGCAACAAGAACAAGTAGACATAAAAAATATATTGTCAACCTTGGCGCGAGAACAGGAAGAACAGAATTATGCTGTTGGGATTACCCCTCCTAGAGAAGCCTTGACCGAAAAGACACAAAAGGAGCAGAATGCAGCATTTTTTAGAGAACTGCAATTAACTGGAACCATTTTCAACACCTATATTACGGCGGTAGAAGGAGACTGTTTCTACTTAATAGACCAACATGCAGCTCATGAACGGATTTTCTATGAAAAACTGCTGGGGCAATACCGCCAAGAAGAAAAGCTTCGACAAGGTATTTTGACGCCTCTGGTGGTAGAGGTGCCTTATACCATTAAATCCGCTGAAAAGTCTTGGGTACATATTCTGCGGAGTATGGGTTTTGACATAGAGCCTTTCGGCTTAAAAGCTTATGTGGTGAAAGAAATCCCCGCCTTTATGGAGTTGTCCGAAGGAGAAAACTTGGTCAATTATTTCCTGGAAAATATAGAGGAAGATGTAGATATTAAAAATCAGGCCAAGGTGGATCGAATTATCATGCGGTCTTGCAAGTCGGCGGTTAAGGCCAATGATGTTCTTTCCCCGGCAGAATGCCGTCAGCTGATAGAGGATCTAGCCCTGTGCGAAAACCCGTATTCTTGTCCTCACGGCCGTCCGACCTTTATAAAAATGACAAAATACGAAATCGAAAAAATGTTTAAGCGGGTGTAAAATCTCCTTGCTGAAAAATATAGGTGAAATGGACAATGAAGAAAGAAATAATCATTATTGCAGGTCCCACTGCGGTGGGCAAGACTAAATATGCCATAGAAGCGGCTAAAGCTTTAGACGGAGAGGTTGTCTCTTCGGATTCCATGCAGCTCTATCAATTCATGGATATCGGCAGCGCCAAGCCCACCAAGGAGGAGCGAGCGCAGATTCGGCATTATCTGGTGGATGAAGTGGATCCCAGAGAGGCTTTTTCTGTAGCAGAATATCAACGGCGGGCCAAGGCAGCCATCCAGGATATCTTTTCTCGAGGAAAGACGCCAGTTGTATCTGGAGGCACCGGTCTCTATGTGAACTCTTTGATTTATGATATGGATTTTTCAGCACCCCCGGCTTCTCAGGAATACCGTCATCAGCTGGAGCAGCTGGCTTCCAGCCAGGGCAAGGAATATCTGCACCGGCTTCTGGAAGAAAAAGACCCTCAGGGGGCTGAGCGAATTCATCCCAACAATGTGAAAAAGGTCATTCGGGCTTTGGAAGTGGCGGAGCATGCAGGGACAGGTATCAAGTCCTTTGAACAGTCCTTTGTTCCCACTAAAGATTATACCTGCTGTCTTTTAGGCCTTTGCCGTCAGCGGGAAGAGTTGTATGGGCGCATCGACCAACGAGTCGACCTGCTTTTGGATATGGGGTTGGTAGAGGAAGTTCGCGGTTTGCTGTCCATGGGTCTAACGCCAGAGAATATTTCTATGAAGGGCATCGGCTACAAGGAAATCATGGGTTACCTCCAAGGGGAATACGACCTGGAGCAGGCCGTCTATCTAGTGAAGCGGAATACCCGGCATTACGCCAAAAGGCAGATGACTTGGTTTAAACGGTATGAGGACATGACTTGGTTCGACCTTTCTTCCTATGCAGATGACGAGCTGGCAATAAAGGAGATGATCATATGGCTGAGCAAAAACAGATAAAAATTCAGAATAAGATGGGAAAGCCCGAGAATATTCTCAAAAAAGAGCAGGATATATTTGACCAGTGCAAGGCACTGGAAGAGGAACTGCCAACCTTTATGAACGGATTTTTCGCTTATTTGCGGGGCAGCGTTCTGCCCATGACTCGGTTGGCCTATCTGACGGATATCAAGTTTTTTTGCAGTTATCTAATGGATTCTGGTATGTTCCAGGTGAAGGCTGTTCGGGGATTGTCAGCTCAAGACTTTGAAGCGATTCGGGCCAGAGATATTAACATATTTTTGGATTTTGCCAGACGATATGAAAAAGAACGGCAGGACAGCATCTACATCTATGAAAACACCAATCGTTCTTTGGCTAGAAAAAAGTCCTCTCTATCGGTGCTCTTTAAGTATCTGTTTCGGGACGAGATTCTCTCTAAAAACATTACAGATGGTCTGGACCCCATCCGGGTGCCAAAACCGGGGGAACGAGAGATCAAGGCACTTACTGACGAAGAAGTCCAGCTGATGCTGGGGACGGTTTCTGACGGCAGAGGTATGACAAAAAAACAGCTGGAATTTTGGAAAAAGACAAAAAAGCGCGATAAGGCCATTTTAGTTTTATTCATAACTTATGGGTTACGGTTATCGGAGCTTCAGCAGCTCAACGTAGACTCCTTCAACTTTGATCGAGGAGAGTTCAAGATTTACAGAAAACGGGGCAAAGAATCCATCATGCCCATCAACCAGTCCTGTCAGCTGGTTATTCAGGACTACTTAACTCAGGAACGAGCTTCAGACGAGAAACTAGACGAAGAGAATAGAGGGGCGCTATTTCTTTCCCTTCAAGGCCGGCGGATGACGGAGCGGCAGATTCGGGAGCTGGTGAAAAAATACACCGCCTATGCCCTGAAGACCTCTCAAAAAAGTGGCTATAGCCCGCACAAGCTTCGGGCTACGGCGGCCACCAGTCTAATTGGGCGAGGGGAGGACATTTACGACGTCCAGGTGCTGTTGGATCACGAAAATGTGACCACCACCCAGCTGTATGCAAAACATAAGGAGAATGTAAAGCGCGATTTGGTCAATAATATGGAATGGGAGCTGGAGCGCACAGGCAAACGATAATAAGCGATTCTGTTTACTATAAAAATATTATGAAATACACAGAGGAAGGGCTGAATTTTATATGCAAAAGAATACATATGACTTGTTGACAACGAAAATGGGCATTGCTCCGGCGGTGCTGAAATTGATAGATGAATCCGAAAAAAAAGTAGCACCTTTATATGAGGAACTGGACGATATCATGGCCTTTAATCAATATAAGGTGCTGGAAGCTTTTCAAAAAAATAAAATTAGCGATATGCACTTTAGCTGGAATACGGGCTACGGCTATGATGATCCTGGACGGGAAGCCATGGAAAAGGTTTACTGTGATATTTTTAAGACAGAGGCGTCATTGGTACGACCTTTGATTGTAAATGGGACCCATGCTCTGACGTTGACCTTGACCGGTATTTTACGGCCGGGAGATGAGCTGATTTATTGCACAGGTGCACCCTACGACACCTTGGAGGAGGTTATCGGCCTACGGGGAGAGGGAAAAGGATCTTTAAAAGAATTCGGCATTACCTATAAGCAGGTGGAACTTAATGCTCATGGCCGTATCGATTTGGAGGCTTTGGGACAGGCTATTAATGAACATACCCGCATTGTAACGGTTCAGCGGGCTACAGGCTATGGCTGGCGTCGTGCCATTACCATCCCTGAGATTGAAGAATGGGCTTCTTTCGTTCATGGAATCCGGCCAGACATTGTCTGCATGGTGGATAACTGCTACGGAGAATTTTTAGACACCAAAGAGCCGACAGAGGTAGGAGCGGATATTATAGCTGGTTCGCTGATTAAAAACCCTGGTGGTGGATTAGCTTTAGCAGGAGGTTATATAACGGGCAGAGCAAATTTGGTGGAAAATATCGCCTATCGAATGACGTCTCCAGGGATTGGCGGGGAATGCGGCCTCATGTTCGGTCAGACTAGAACCATGCTCCAAGGATTGTTTCTGGCACCTAAGACCGTGAATGGAGCGGTGAAAGGCGCTATTCTCTGTGCGCAGGCATTTGAGAGCTTGGGCTATGAAGTCTGCCCACGGCCAGAGGAAAAGCGCAGTGATATTATTGAAGCAGTAAAATTGAACACTCCGGAAGCCATGTGTGCCTTTGCAGAAGGCATCCAGTCGGCGGCACCCATTGATTCCCATGTAAAACCAGTGCCTTGGGCTATGCCAGGCTATGACAGTCAGGTCATTATGGCTGCCGGCGCTTTTGTTCAAGGGTCTTCCATCGAACTAAGCGCAGACGGGCCGCTGCGGGAACCCTATATCATTTATTTTCAGGGAGGGCTGACTTATGAACATTCAAAGTTCGGTGTAATCCAGGCCCTTCAAGCCCTTTATGAGAAGAATTTGCTGAAAAATCTATAAATCTATAGCAGGGGAGTGAGACTGTTGAAGGTTGTTACGGATAGAAAAGAACAGGCAAAAATTAGAATTAAACGGATTGTAACCCTTGCTAAGTTATTGCTGCTGCTGGCATTAGTGGTGGGGCTTTCGTTGTATATCGTGTTTTTTCAGCGGGAATTTATCAGTCAGTTTAACAGCCTGGAGAATGTCCGGATTTATTTGCAAAAATACCAGACGGCCAGTGTGTTGGCTTATATTGGCATACAGGTTTTACAGATTGTAATCTGCATCATTCCTGGACAGGCTATGCAATTTGCCGCCGGTTATGTCTATGCTTTCTGGTTTGGCTATTTGTATTCCATTATCGGAGCAGCGCTAGGTACGGTGATTACCTTTTATCTGGCCAGGTTCTTGGGACGAGATGCTCTCTACTTGATTTTCGATGAAAAAAAGGTATCTAAGTTTATTGATCGGCTAAACAGCAAACGCGCGTTTATTTTAGTATTTGTCATCTTTTTAATACCCGGCCTGCCAAAGGATCTTTTTACCTATGCTGCGGGGGTCTCGGAAATGAAGCTAAAGGTTTTTTTGATTATCAGCTTGGTTGGCAGGACTCCAGCCATGATGTCGTCTATCATGATTGGCAGTATGTTTAACAAAGGCAGTTATGTGGGCATCGTGATTCTGGCCTTGCTGATGACGGGGCTCTTTCTCTGGGGCGCGAAGAATCATGATAAGTTGACCAAACTCATGGATCAGTGGTATAAGAAGCTGATTCACCTGTGAGGCAGGGCTATATTCAGCAGATTATAATCATAAGAAGTCATTGGAGATAAGTTTAAATAGAAAAAATAATAAACTGATGGGAACCCGTCCAGTAATGGCCGGCGTTCTTTTTTTGTGCAGAAAATGTAGGGACTTTTTACATATATTGATTGGGGGTGAGAAAGTGGGGGGGAAGAGGAAGAAAATAAAATTACTTTGCTTTTATAATAAAAAGTAGAACAAATGTTTATAATAAAGATTGACAAAGAACATAAATTCGTATATTATGACTTTGTAAACATAAGTTCTTAAAATAGGAGGGGTTGTTATGAGGAGCAGGAAATATCGGATTAAATCCAAATTTAGATTTACTACAGCGATTGCTGTCACGTTTATTCTATTGGGTTTTATGACCAATACGGTTCTGGGGTTAAATGATGCCAGCAGCCTAACTAGATTGCAGCCACCCATAGAAGTTCAGATTGCACCGGGAGACTCCTTATGGGCCTTGGCTTCTGAATATGGACCGGATCATACAGATATCCGGGAAGTAATCAATGATATATGCAAGTTAAATCAAATCGCAGCAGAGCATCTTTATCCAGGTCAGATGATTCTTATTCCAGATTATAGCTGATTGATTTTTGAATTTGATTCTTGGATTTCAGCAGCTCGTTTCTTTAGCGGAACTTTCTTCATAGACTTAGAAGCGCAGGCATGGGCACATCGACCACAACGAATACATTCTAAATCATTGAGTCCTTGAGCGGGATTCACAGTCATTTTGCAGACAGCCTGACAGGCTCCGCAGTTTGTGCACCCATCTCCACAGGTTTTATATTTAATAAGTGAGACTGGATTGAACAAAGAGTAGATTGCACCGAGAGGGCAGATGTATTTGCAGAAGGGGCGATATATTACCAGACAAGCGACTATGGTTAGAACCAACAGCAGGTTCTTCCAGGCGTAAAGCCATCCTACGGTCTCTTGTAAACCTTTGTTCGTTAAAACTAAAGGCCAACCGCCTTCTAACGTTCCGGCTGGGCAAATAAGCTTACAGAAATAAGGCGCACCCTGGCCAATGATATCTACTACAAACAATGGCATGAGGATGACGAAAATGACTAAGACCACATATTTCACATATCTTAGCTGTCGGTCGCCTCTAAAAGTCCGTACTTTTTTGAAAAAAGGAATCTTATATAACAACTCCTGAAAAAGGCCGAAAGGACACAGCCAACCACAGGCAAAACGCCCCATAAAGGCACCTACAGCGATTAGAAATCCCACTACATAAAAAGAAAACTTAAATTCGTAGCTGCCGATGACGGCCTGCAGTGCTCCAATGGGGCAGGAGCCTATGGCTCCCGGGCAGGAATAGCAATTCAGCCCGGGAACGCAAACATTTTTTAATTTGCCTTGGTAAATCTTTCCCTGAACAAAGCCGATGAGAAAGCTATTGGTAATCAGTGCCCATAGCACCTGAACTTTAAATCTAAAAAAATCATTATTTTTTCTTTTTTTATCCAATGCCTATACACTCCAAACATATGTTAATAGCTTTTTCAAACAAAACAGCCGTTTCTCCACGAAAAATTCCAAAGCCCATAAAGCAAAGGCCCATCAGTATAAGGAATACAGAAAAAAAAGTATGTTGTTTTCTTTTTAACATAATATTAAAATCCTTTCTGTGCACAAACGTTCTTATAGAATGGGCTTTTTCCTAACTTCTAGTACCGTCTGCGCAGCTGTCAGCTACCTAAGTTTTTCTGTTCCGTTTCGATAACCTTCAGCCATTCGCTTTTGTTCCGCGACCCTAGATAGGTTTCTCCTACGATATTGCCATCTTTATCAACAAAGAACGTCTGAGGAACAGAGCTTATATCCTTTAAAAGGCCGGTCCGAAGTACATCGTCTGGTAGCAGTACCATGTATTCTGCTTTTGTGGATTCAATGATCTTATTTAATTTGTCCATTTTGCTGGAATCGATTTTTCCATCTTCATTAACATCTAGCACGATACCAATAACATTCACTTTTTTATCGGCCATTTCCTTGTATACTTCATTTAATTCCGGAATTTCCTCGATACAAGGGGAGCACCAGGTAGTGAAAACATTAACTAAAGTTAAATCATAGTTGCTAAAGATGTCCTTCGTTACTGTATTTCCAGCCAAGTCCTGGGCTTTGAAGTCACCTACGGAGGTGGCAGTTTTAGACGCTACAGGCTGTATAGTATCTTGAACGCCCAGCGTGTTTGTGCCGCCATCTTTTTCTTTGTCCAGCTGCATATCGGTAGCAGGCTGGGAACACCCACTGAGCATAGACAAAGTCAATAGTGCGGCCAATCCTAATAAAAATAATCGTTTCATGTGTTCATTCTCCTTCAAATCATTTCAAATCGTTTTGGTTTGATTTATTTTGTCTGTTCATATATAACACATATGAGTACAAAGGGCTGTAAGGCTGACTAGTCGCCATGCGTATTAGACTTAGTATAAATATATATGAACATTGTACTAAATTGGACCTTCATATGAAAGGTTTTGTTGTTAGTATTTGATAAAAATAAGGATTTAAAGGTTTTTTAATAAAATAAAAATAGTAATATCTGACACCGGAGAGAAGCTTGAAAAGAAGGTCGTTATATATTTATTGCTACAAAGAAAAATGATATGAATTTAATTATTGTTTAAATATCACATTGACATTTATCAATATGGTGCATATAATGTGTGTACGATACATTGATGATTATCTATGTATATTGAAAACTAGATAGAACTAAAGTGTTACCTGGTGATTTTTAAGTATGTATTGAAGGAATAACTTATTAAAATCAGTTGACATTGTTAAGCGTATTAAAAGATTATTTTGGAGGTAGATTCTTGGCGATTGATTACAAAAGATATGCATTAATGATGAAAGCATTGGGGGATGAAACAAGATTGAAAATCTTTTATATGCTTACAAAAGGCGAACTGTGTGCTTGTAATGTTCTTGAAGAATTTAATATTACCCAGCCGACATTATCCTATCATATGAAAATCCTCTGTGATTGTGGATTGGTCAACGGAAGACGCGATGGAATATGGATGAAATACACTATTAATAAAGAAGCT
The genomic region above belongs to Aminipila butyrica and contains:
- a CDS encoding TlpA family protein disulfide reductase, whose product is MKRLFLLGLAALLTLSMLSGCSQPATDMQLDKEKDGGTNTLGVQDTIQPVASKTATSVGDFKAQDLAGNTVTKDIFSNYDLTLVNVFTTWCSPCIEEIPELNEVYKEMADKKVNVIGIVLDVNEDGKIDSSKMDKLNKIIESTKAEYMVLLPDDVLRTGLLKDISSVPQTFFVDKDGNIVGETYLGSRNKSEWLKVIETEQKNLGS
- a CDS encoding ArsR/SmtB family transcription factor, producing MAIDYKRYALMMKALGDETRLKIFYMLTKGELCACNVLEEFNITQPTLSYHMKILCDCGLVNGRRDGIWMKYTINKEAYYYLKDFIDNVNPSNFDICSNC